The following DNA comes from Geobacter sp..
CTTTCTGCAATTCCGGGTTAAAAACGATTTTTCCCATCCTGAGCTGGAACATTCTGCTGGTGCGCGTCCCGTCAAGGTTCTTGCTGGTATCGATATATATCTTGCCGTTAACCTTGTTCCGAATCTGATATACGCCCATATCCGGGTCGTTCTGCAGTTTGTAGAGACGCTTTTTCTCAGCCCGCTCGCTGTCTTTCTTCCTCGGCTGCGGCTTGATCGAATGTGAAAGGGTGGCAATCGGCTGGTCGACATGAACACCTTCCCGCCAGTAGGTCGATTCTTCCCGCTGGATCAGGCCCTCATCAACCAGTAGGCGACGAATGGTGCAGTAATCGTCGAAGAGCGGCTGGATGAGCCCGGTAACCTCTGCTTCGGTGTACCGGCGGTCAGCCTCGAATTGCCGGGTGAATTGCTCCAGGACAATGAGTCGTTTCTTGTGCTGGGCGGGGAGTTTCTCAAGCCTGTCGTGGCGAAAAAACGTCTCCAACACTTTGCGCCGATATGCATCCATCCGTTCATCCTGTAGTTCCTTCCTGGCAGGTGTTGCCGAGACGATCTCTCGCAGAGTGGTGTCGAAGAGCGGTTCATTTGTCCGGATGACGACATAGTACTGCTCTTTCTTGCTGCTGATCAGCCCCGCCTGTTCAAGCTTTTTCAGGTGGAACGAGACCGTCGACGGTGCCAGGGCATGGCGCTTGGCAATTTCCTCAACATATTGGGACTGCTCCAAAAGTGATTTAACGATGGCCAGCCGCGACTCGTCGGCAAGGGCCTTCATGATGGCAAGGCTTTGATCCGCTTTCATAGGGCAACTCCTGTTTCGATAAATATCGAATCAAAATATAGCCCCTGATTCCGGCGGAAGTCAATCTATTTTCATATCTGTCGAATTAATTGTTTGTCGATCGTTTTGGGGGGGCTGCCGAGGGTGCCGCATTCGCTACATCAGGTGGACTGTCCGGGCCGTTGTCGTATTACCGCTTGGGGCGCAGTCTGATAAAGTGGTATCGGTGTTGCCTACGGGCGTATCTCGACGATCGTTCCGTTTGGCGCCAACCTGCTGATTTCCTCAATTTCTTCGTCAGTTACTGCAATGCATCCCTTCGTCCAGTCAACCTCCGTGTGCGAATCGCCAACCCACGAGAAACCATTCTTGATCCCATGGATCATGATGTTTCCGCCCGGAGAAACACCGAGTTCTTTTGCTCGCTTTTTGTCTTTCTCGTTTGGATAGGAGATATGCAACGAGAGATGATACTGGCTACCCTTGTTACGCGCGTCGATGACGTAGGTCCCCTCCGGGGTTTTGTTGTCGCCCTGTCGTTCTTTGGGCCCGACCGGGTTTCCCCCCAAGGCTATCTTGTAGGTCTTGATCACCTCACCCTTTGAGATCAACATCAACCGCCGAG
Coding sequences within:
- a CDS encoding metalloregulator ArsR/SmtB family transcription factor, which codes for MKADQSLAIMKALADESRLAIVKSLLEQSQYVEEIAKRHALAPSTVSFHLKKLEQAGLISSKKEQYYVVIRTNEPLFDTTLREIVSATPARKELQDERMDAYRRKVLETFFRHDRLEKLPAQHKKRLIVLEQFTRQFEADRRYTEAEVTGLIQPLFDDYCTIRRLLVDEGLIQREESTYWREGVHVDQPIATLSHSIKPQPRKKDSERAEKKRLYKLQNDPDMGVYQIRNKVNGKIYIDTSKNLDGTRTSRMFQLRMGKIVFNPELQKDLNEFGADSFEFSVLDVLQKPEPGADINRLLTMLKLQWQEKLHPFGEHGYNSLKGFQREQQHPGGR